Below is a genomic region from Bacillus mycoides.
ATTACTATTATCTTCTGTCGGTTTTGGCGGTTTGTTATATGGATTCAGTTCTGCAAGCTCCGATGGTTGGAAGAATAAAGTTGTCTTAACAACCTTAATCATAGGCGCTATTGCCCTAATTACTTTCATTATCCGTCAATTAAAAATGAATGAGCCGTTATTGGATTTACGTGTTTACAAGTACCCAATGTTTGCACTTGCGTCTGTAATTGCAATTGTCAACGCGGTGGCCATGTTTTCGGGTATGATTTTAACACCAGCTTATGTACAAAACGTCCGTGGTATTTCGCCGCTGAACTCTGGGCTGATGATGCTTCCAGGTGCGGTAATAATGGGGGTTATGTCACCAATTACAGGTAAACTATTTGATAAATATGGCCCTCGGATTCTTGGCATAGTAGGACTTTCCATTACAGCTGTTTCAACTTATATGTTGGCAAACCTGCAAATTGACTCTAGTCACACACATATTATTCTTATTTACACACTGCGGATGTTTGGGATGGCAATGGTGATGATGCCACTTATGACAAATGGTCTTAATCAATTGCCAACTCGCTTAAATCCGCACGGTACGGCTGTTAATAATACAGCTCAACAAGTGTCCGGTTCGATTGGTACTGCTATTCTTGTTACGATTATGAATTCTGTAACAACAACAAAAGCTGAAAGTCTAATGTCGGATGTAGATCCAACGACCTTCACAGAAGCTACGAAGGCAGTATTAACTCAGAAGGCTTTATTATCGGGAATTCAATATTCATTCTATGTAGCGCTTGGCATGAATGTTGTTGCACTGCTATTAGTTTTTTTCGTTAAACGTGTAGATACAAGCGCGGAAGCTGTCGAGAGGTTAAATCGATAGAGAAAAATAAAACTCTAGATAATGATTCCTACAAGTTTTTTTGCTGATTAGTTAGACAAGGAAGCTTTTATCTGGTAGTTATCAAATCAAAGAAACTTCCAGTGAAATTTGCATTGAAAAATATTGAAAATAGGAGTGAGTGAAAAACGTAGGGGATTCCTCTACGTTTTTTTATGTGAACATTAATAAGGTGTTCAACACTAGCCATGATAATGATCTTTTCACCTTATTACGGGTAGTGGCAGCTTCGCTGGTACTACCCGTAATATTGAATTTGAAAATAAAAAGTGAAACAAACTATCTCATAACTTGAATCGGAGCAAACACTCTAACCACGGGTTGCTTTTATTATATACCAAACCTTAACATATGCCCTTTAGATATTTGGAAATTATGTGAATTTTAAAAAAGAGAACAAATAACTGTTTTAAGTCCCTAAAAATTCCAATTTAACATTTTGAACAAAATATTTTAAATCAATATATATTTCATAATAAATTATAAAAAATGTAGATATAGGTAAATAGAGAAGAATGTCCTTTATTGGTAAATCAAAGAGGGAATTTTTATAATCCAAAAACGTTATCAAATCAAGTAACAGACATGATAAAAAAGACAAATCTAGATTTTCTACAGTATCGTGAAAATCCTGTAACGGCACATACATTCCGTCATGCATTTGCAATCATGGCAGTTGAACAAGGAAATGCGGATCTATATCATTTAATGCAAACGCTGGGCCACGAAAATATCCAAACAACAAAAATCTATTTAGAGAAGCATATGAAACGGGAGAATAATGTGGGTACTTCATGCGGATGCGCGGATATGTTGATGTGAATTTGAAACACTCCAAACCTTATTTAATTATGTATTTTTTATATAATTAAATAAGGTTTTATTCATGCGGAAATATAAATGGATAATTATTGGTAAAGAAATAAAATTATAATTTCACCTGTTATTGGGTAGATAAGTATAGAGACAGCTAGTGAATTAGGAGACATTTGGATTAGAGGGATTCTCACATGTAAATAGTTCTGTAGGTGGAGAAATTACGAGATATTTATTTTGAATTAGAAAGGAATAATTATCAGATGAAAAGACTTGAAACTGTCTTCTGTATAGTGATAATAAAGACGTGTAATTCCAATATAGACAACAATAGCGTTATTACATATTGAATGTAGTAACGCTATTTAAAGTTTATTAAAACAGAATTTATCTTTCTAAAATTATCTATCAAAAATGATATTCAATAAAATTCGTAGTTTTATCCTTTACGGCATCTTGTAACTACAGCTTACTTAGCTCTAAAGAAACAACAAACATTTTTCTTATTCAATAACTCCAATTTCTAGAGCCTTCTGGACAGCTTCTTCCTTGTTACGCACCCCTAACTTTGTGTAAGCCGAGGAAGCATAGTTCCTGACTGTACCACTCGACAAATATAACCTTGAAGCTATTGTAGTGTATCGGAGTCCTTTTGCTACTAGCTGCAATATTTCTATCTCTCTGGTTGTTAGCTCATAAGCAGTAGCTTTTGATTGTGGTGTCTCGATTTGCTCATCAAACTTCTCAAATATTTTGTGAGACATTCCCTGATCAATTAGTGTCCCACCTCTGTGAATAAGTCGGATCGTATTAGCTAGCTCCAATGTTTCAATAGATTTAAGTAAAAAACCATCCGCACCGTTACGAAGCGAGTCCAGCGCCTGTTCCGTATCCTGAAACGTTGTAAAAATCAATACGCGGATATGTGGCCATTGTTGCTTTATCTTTTTGGTTGCTTCGACTCCATCCATGTGCTGCATATCTAAATCCATAAGTACAACGTGGGGTTGAAGGCGCCCACACAAATCGATGGCTTGATTGCCATCCTCAGCCAAACCGACTACATTTAAATCTTCATATCTATCGAGTAGTGTCCTCAAACTTTCCCGAACAAATGGCTGGTCGTCTACAATTAACAAACGAATAAGTCCATCTCTTATTTCAGTTTGTCGCGGTATGGTACATGTAACAAGCATTCCTTCCTCTGGCTTTGTATATACAGACAATTGACCTTGTAAATTCATTGCCCGCTCTTTCATAGCATTCATACCGAAGCCTTCCTGCCATTCTACATTTCCCTTTCCATTATCTTGCACTTCCAGCCTCGTATATTGTTGTTCAAACTGCAATGAAACTATAATTTCAGTCCCCTGACCATGACGTACTGCATTCGTAAGGGACTCTTGTAAGCAACGAATAAACGCTATCTTCGCTTGCCGAGACAGTTGGTATTCTTCTCCGAATGCTCGAAAGCTTACATTCACCCGAGCGTGCTCCTGAAATTCGGCTCCAAGATTTTGTAGAGATTGAATCAAGGAAGGCGATTGACACGGAGACTCCATTTGATGTAGGTAACCTCTCACGTCCTCGATGCTTTTACGTCCCATTTCAAGCAGAGA
It encodes:
- a CDS encoding DHA2 family efflux MFS transporter permease subunit encodes the protein MSETLHKRKPPYLMLVILFIGAFVSFLNNSLLNVALPSIMKDLDIKDYSTIQWLSTGYMLVSGILIPASAFLITRFSNRSLFITSMVIFILGTALAALAPNFGLLLTGRMVQAAGSSVMGPLLMNIMLVSFPREKRGTAMGIFGLVMITAPAIGPTLSGYIVEYYDWRLLFEMILPLAIISLLLGIWKSENVMKQNKNAKLDYLSLLLSSVGFGGLLYGFSSASSDGWKNKVVLTTLIIGAIALITFIIRQLKMNEPLLDLRVYKYPMFALASVIAIVNAVAMFSGMILTPAYVQNVRGISPLNSGLMMLPGAVIMGVMSPITGKLFDKYGPRILGIVGLSITAVSTYMLANLQIDSSHTHIILIYTLRMFGMAMVMMPLMTNGLNQLPTRLNPHGTAVNNTAQQVSGSIGTAILVTIMNSVTTTKAESLMSDVDPTTFTEATKAVLTQKALLSGIQYSFYVALGMNVVALLLVFFVKRVDTSAEAVERLNR
- a CDS encoding hybrid sensor histidine kinase/response regulator transcription factor, with the translated sequence MLDMVKYWFWYDWIMLGVRLIASVSIILATLNFQDGLTLPLWIIILWEVVAFSIPWVALLFNYKYYLFTEILLYGGLSIYLTSLFPEAYNTFLISVFLIAANSKHSSYYWTAPTTVFITTGIFYAVAPSNNYWIMVTYYGLSYVMGFAFHLLIVNHKQNEAIRKQNAVLEQYMSQIERITLAEERNRLSSELHDTVGHAYTSIIMGMETLRTELATEMGIQRLDSLLEMGRKSIEDVRGYLHQMESPCQSPSLIQSLQNLGAEFQEHARVNVSFRAFGEEYQLSRQAKIAFIRCLQESLTNAVRHGQGTEIIVSLQFEQQYTRLEVQDNGKGNVEWQEGFGMNAMKERAMNLQGQLSVYTKPEEGMLVTCTIPRQTEIRDGLIRLLIVDDQPFVRESLRTLLDRYEDLNVVGLAEDGNQAIDLCGRLQPHVVLMDLDMQHMDGVEATKKIKQQWPHIRVLIFTTFQDTEQALDSLRNGADGFLLKSIETLELANTIRLIHRGGTLIDQGMSHKIFEKFDEQIETPQSKATAYELTTREIEILQLVAKGLRYTTIASRLYLSSGTVRNYASSAYTKLGVRNKEEAVQKALEIGVIE